One Myxococcota bacterium genomic window carries:
- a CDS encoding bifunctional riboflavin kinase/FAD synthetase produces the protein MQVIEGSDQPPEGARGCVLTVGNFDGLHLGHRALIARVIERGRQLGRRTVLYTFDPHPRRVLFPDTPQQLLMTWDQLAAALEAEGIDYLVRERFTSAFAALSPEEFLRDVIAERLGPREVFVGRDFHFGKGRAGSGEMLVARGPALGIRVELLPQVRAGGADVSSTRIREALARGDVAEARVCLGRPYTVWGRVVEGDRRGRTLGFPTANLAPENEIVPANGVYATRVRLFDPALPSRPSADSLPAVTNVGTRPTFAPGRVLVETHLFDFQGDLYGRRLELAFHARIREERRFSGPQELARQIGADAEQARHTLRAEPE, from the coding sequence ATGCAAGTCATCGAGGGGAGCGATCAGCCGCCCGAGGGGGCTCGCGGGTGCGTGCTGACGGTCGGGAACTTCGACGGCCTGCACCTGGGCCACCGCGCGCTGATCGCGCGGGTGATCGAGCGCGGCCGCCAGCTCGGCCGGCGCACCGTGCTGTACACCTTCGACCCGCACCCGCGGCGCGTCCTGTTCCCCGACACACCGCAGCAGCTGCTCATGACCTGGGACCAGCTCGCGGCGGCGCTCGAGGCCGAAGGCATCGACTATCTCGTGCGCGAGCGCTTCACCTCGGCCTTCGCGGCGCTCTCGCCCGAGGAGTTCCTGCGCGACGTGATCGCCGAGCGGCTCGGGCCGCGCGAGGTGTTCGTGGGCCGTGACTTCCACTTCGGCAAGGGCCGCGCCGGCTCGGGCGAGATGCTGGTGGCGCGCGGCCCGGCGCTGGGGATCCGGGTCGAGTTGCTGCCGCAGGTGCGCGCCGGCGGCGCCGACGTGTCGAGCACGCGCATCCGCGAGGCGCTGGCGCGCGGCGACGTGGCCGAAGCGCGGGTGTGTCTCGGTCGGCCCTACACGGTGTGGGGTCGCGTCGTCGAAGGCGACCGGCGCGGGCGCACGCTCGGCTTCCCGACCGCGAACCTCGCGCCCGAGAACGAGATCGTGCCCGCGAATGGCGTGTACGCCACGCGCGTGCGGCTGTTCGATCCGGCGCTGCCGTCGCGGCCCTCGGCTGACTCGCTGCCGGCAGTGACCAACGTGGGCACGCGGCCCACCTTCGCGCCGGGCCGCGTGCTGGTCGAGACACACCTGTTCGACTTCCAGGGCGACCTGTACGGACGGCGCCTGGAGCTCGCCTTCCACGCGCGCATCCGCGAGGAGCGCCGCTTCTCGGGTCCGCAGGAGCTCGCGCGCCAGATCGGCGCCGACGCCGAACAGGCGCGGCACACCCTGCGCGCGGAGCCCGAGTGA
- a CDS encoding lysylphosphatidylglycerol synthase transmembrane domain-containing protein has product MTRWLRIALDWRIWLGVALPVAAIAYTVHDVDLREVAAHIGDANPWLVLAMVPMHVAALWLRALRWRWLARSLSRDPLPLGPLFRATALGFMAINVLPFRLGELARPWLLGRETEVRGSAALGTLVLERAIDFTAVSVLGGILLFLHTKAMPSWVRSGAAIFAVFTAVPVVAIAALRFDEAGSLSLLSRLIRPFPEGVRHRVMDLVTEVCRGLAGLRGVHATAQVLLQTVILWVVVLPAPFLLGLYAFGIEYPPRQQLLATFTTNIFVALAVAAPSAPGFFGVFHFACREALHLFGVSRAVAVAYGTLVHITYWLPVTLIGSVVAAQTGARLAEIVAPGLGKAPSGDHR; this is encoded by the coding sequence GTGACTCGCTGGCTGCGCATCGCGCTCGACTGGCGCATCTGGCTCGGGGTCGCGCTGCCGGTCGCGGCCATCGCCTACACCGTGCACGACGTCGACCTGCGCGAGGTCGCGGCGCACATCGGCGATGCCAACCCCTGGCTGGTGCTGGCCATGGTGCCGATGCACGTGGCCGCGCTCTGGCTGCGCGCGCTGCGCTGGCGCTGGCTGGCGCGCTCGCTGTCGCGCGATCCGCTGCCGCTCGGCCCGCTGTTCCGCGCCACGGCGCTCGGCTTCATGGCGATCAACGTGCTGCCGTTCCGGCTGGGTGAGCTCGCGCGCCCGTGGCTGCTGGGGCGCGAGACCGAGGTGCGCGGCTCGGCGGCGCTGGGCACGCTCGTGCTCGAGCGCGCCATCGATTTCACGGCGGTGTCGGTGCTGGGCGGGATCCTGTTGTTCCTGCACACCAAGGCCATGCCGTCCTGGGTGCGCTCGGGCGCCGCCATCTTCGCGGTGTTCACCGCCGTGCCCGTGGTGGCCATCGCGGCGCTGCGCTTCGACGAGGCCGGCTCGCTGTCGCTCCTGTCGCGGCTCATCCGGCCCTTCCCCGAGGGCGTGCGGCACCGGGTGATGGACCTCGTCACCGAAGTGTGTCGCGGTCTCGCGGGGCTGCGCGGCGTCCACGCCACCGCACAGGTCTTGCTGCAGACCGTGATCCTGTGGGTCGTGGTGCTGCCCGCGCCGTTCCTGCTCGGGCTGTACGCGTTCGGCATCGAGTACCCGCCGCGCCAGCAGCTGCTCGCGACCTTCACGACCAACATCTTCGTGGCGCTCGCGGTGGCGGCGCCGTCGGCGCCGGGCTTCTTCGGCGTGTTCCACTTCGCCTGCCGTGAGGCGCTGCACCTGTTCGGCGTGTCGCGTGCCGTGGCGGTGGCCTACGGCACGCTGGTGCACATCACTTACTGGCTGCCGGTGACTCTGATCGGCTCGGTCGTGGCTGCGCAGACGGGCGCGCGTCTGGCCGAGATCGTGGCGCCCGGACTGGGTAAAGCTCCCTCCGGCGACCACCGATAA
- a CDS encoding LptF/LptG family permease encodes MRTIARHLLVEFIVATTGVFLGIAAMWFAADILLHIDDLAGHVLAGLREVALRALPVLPIVLPLSGLTGAVLCLSRAVRNRELTAIRTGGIRLQAALAPLLILCALVAGGLGVLEDRVLLPLRERLEAGRAADDEGTRAPERLLKRWWFASGASIFSAASYDLETHALHDVTVFLFDEKREIRQRIDAKTATSVDGDTWEIRDAHVLDFSSDEGIARHEAPSLRLNLGITGTEMSRATDPAATASLHQLARLIRKSGHDAAEKAKLELAFHSRLAQPFAVLIVVLLAIPFATGDSGKADSLPRALLRSLGAAAVFWLCWTVALLAARGGQVPAPLPVWGVTLGALALGFWRYRLIPE; translated from the coding sequence GTGCGGACGATCGCGCGCCATCTCCTGGTCGAGTTCATCGTGGCCACCACCGGGGTGTTTCTCGGCATTGCGGCCATGTGGTTCGCCGCGGACATCCTGCTGCACATCGACGACCTGGCGGGTCACGTGCTCGCGGGCCTGCGCGAGGTCGCGCTGCGCGCCCTGCCCGTGCTGCCGATCGTGTTGCCCTTGTCGGGCCTGACCGGCGCCGTGCTGTGTCTCTCGCGCGCGGTGCGCAACCGCGAGCTCACGGCCATCCGCACGGGCGGGATCCGCCTGCAGGCGGCGCTGGCGCCGCTCCTGATCCTGTGCGCGCTGGTGGCGGGCGGGCTGGGCGTGCTCGAGGACCGCGTGCTGCTGCCGCTGCGCGAGCGCCTCGAGGCCGGGCGCGCGGCCGACGACGAGGGCACCCGCGCGCCGGAGCGCCTGCTCAAGCGCTGGTGGTTCGCCTCGGGCGCCTCGATCTTCTCGGCGGCCTCGTACGATCTCGAGACACACGCGCTGCACGACGTGACCGTGTTCCTGTTCGACGAGAAGCGCGAGATCCGGCAGCGCATCGACGCCAAGACCGCGACGAGCGTCGACGGAGACACCTGGGAGATCCGCGACGCGCACGTGCTCGATTTCTCCTCCGACGAGGGCATCGCCAGACACGAGGCGCCGTCGCTGCGGCTGAACCTGGGCATCACCGGCACCGAGATGAGCCGCGCGACCGATCCCGCGGCCACGGCCTCGCTGCACCAGCTCGCGCGGCTGATCCGCAAGAGCGGACACGACGCGGCCGAGAAGGCCAAGCTCGAGCTGGCGTTCCACAGCCGCCTGGCGCAGCCGTTCGCGGTGCTGATCGTGGTGCTGCTGGCGATCCCGTTCGCGACCGGCGATTCGGGCAAGGCCGACTCACTCCCGCGGGCGCTGCTGCGCTCGCTCGGCGCCGCGGCGGTGTTCTGGCTGTGCTGGACGGTGGCCTTGCTGGCCGCGCGCGGCGGCCAGGTGCCCGCCCCGCTGCCGGTCTGGGGCGTCACGCTGGGCGCGCTCGCGCTGGGCTTCTGGCGCTACCGGCTGA